TAATTCGGGGAGAAAGATGTCGGATAAGCTTGAAAGCTTCTTACAGTGGCTTAACGAGAATGAACTCGCATGCGCAAGAGTAAAGGATTTCGTGTTCTAAAGTCGGCTACCAGTATGATTAAGATCATAAATTGCTTATCGAATATTTAACAATATATTAAATTTAGTATAGATTTCGATAAAATAATCGATTTTCATTGGTAATTTAATTTTTTTATACTTAGCTTTGAAGGTAAGTTTAACCAAATTAAATTATTTTATTATGAGAAAAATTCTATTTTCTTTATTTGCAACGGCAGCCTTATGTGCTACTGATGTGATGAAAGCCCAAACGGTTCTGTTCGAAGACAGTTTCGAAACGTATACCGATTTTGCGATTGCAAATATTGGTAGCTGGACGCTTACTGACGTAGATCTGAAACCGACTTACGGCTTTACGGGCATTACTTTTCCCAATACAGGCGTTGCAAAATCCTTCCAGGTTTTCAACTCAACTACCACTACTCCGCCGATGACCCCTACTGCAACTTCAAACTGGACCGCTAAAACCGGTACAAAAATGATGGTGAGCTTTGCGGCGACAAGCAGCCCCTGGAACAACGACTGGCTGATTTCTCCGCAAATTGGGATTCCCGCAGGTGACGGAGCAACCCTTACATTCTATGGCAAAGGATGCGACGCTGATTATGGTGCTGAAAAATTTAAAGTATTAGTATCAACAACCGGAACAGGTGTTGGAACCTTTACCGCTATCAGCCCTCTGGTGACTACACCTTCGGATGCACAGTGGCATCAGTACACTTATGACCTTAACAACTACGCGGGACAAAATATCTACATCGCTATTCAAACTACTTCTGATGACCAGTTCGGCTTCGCAGTAGATGATTTCAAAGTGGTAAGTAATGCGCTGCCAACAGCTGCGCCCAACTGCGCCACCCTTACAACGCCTGCTAATAATACTGCTGATGTAAGCTACAAAGTACCACTATCCCTTGCGTGGACCGCTCCGACAACAGGTGAAGCTGCAGCAAGCTACGATGTATATTTTGGAACCAGCGCTAATCCTACAACACTGTTGATTAATACTACAACGCTTACAACTACTGTACCTATTTCAATGCTGACACCAGCGACAACCTATTACTGGAAAGTTGTTCCTAAAAACGCAGCAGGAAGCGCAACTGGATGTACAGACTTCAGTTTTACTACCATGAGCATGCCTGCATCCGCACCAAACTGTGCAACACTGACCTCACCGGCAAACGGCGCCACAGGAATCGACTATTTAGCACCAAGAACGCTGACTTGGACAGCACCAAGTTCGGGTACTGTAGTTGACAGTTATGATGTATATTTCGGAACAACTGCTAATCCTACTACGCTGCTGGTAAACACGACTTCAACCACAGCTACTGTTCCAGTGAGCCAATTGGCAGCATCTACTACCTATTATTGGAGAGTGGTACCGAAAAACGATACCGGAGCAGCTACTAGCTGCACAGAATTCTCATTCACTACTGCGGCAAATCCATTTGCTCCTTACTGCGGTCCATTGGCAATGACTACTAATACAGAGCCCATTACCCTGGTGAACTTTGCAGACATCAACAACATAACTTCTGCGACTGTAAATGGCACGCCAGCACACGAAAACTTTACCACTATCGTTGGTAATGTAACCCAGGGATCCTCTTACACTGTTACATTAAAAGGTAATACTGACGGAAACTTTACCAACAGATTCGCAGTATTTATCGATTGGAACCAAAACGGGGTACTGAATGATGCTGGTGAAGTTTATGAAATAACCCAAACCATTGTTAACAGCAACGGAACTGATGCTACACAAGCGGTACAATCGCTAGCCGTGCCTGCTAATGCATTAGTTGGCAATACCAGAATGAGAGTTAAGAAAATTTTCGGCACTACCAATTATCTTGCCCCTTGTTCGGGAGCCGGATATGGTCAGGTTGAAGATTACACTCTTAATGTTACTTCACTAGGCGTAAATGACAATGCAAAAACATCAGTAAAAGTTTATCCTAACCCTGTTGTTGATATGCTGAATGTAGAGTCTCCTAATAAGGTAAAATCGGTTTCTGTATTTGATGTTACCGGAAAAGCAGTGTCAACCCATACGCTTAATGCAGCTAAATCTCAGATCAATTTATCTAAATTGGCTCCGGGCGTTTACATGGTAAACATTGAGACAGAAAACGGTGTTCAGACTGTAAAAATCATTAAAAAGTAAAAAGCACTTCATTCTTATTAAATTGAGGTCTGCCGCAGTGCAGACCTTTTTTTATTTATTTAACTGAATTATTGTTACTTTAGGAAATAATTATTACTTTTGCACCTCGAAATAATTAACAAATTTATTTAACATTATGAACAATTACGAAACTGTTTTCATTTTAACTCCCGTTCTATCTGACGCACAGGTGGAGGAAGCAGTAAAAAAATTCGAAGATCTTTTGAGTTCACACAATTGCGAAATCGTTGCCAAAGAAAATTGGGGACTTAAGAAATTGGCTTATCCAATTCAATTGAAAAAGAATGGTTTTTACACTTTAATCGAATTTAAAGGCGAAGGAACTGTAGTTGCAGATTTAGAACTGGCTTTCAAACGTGATGAGAGAGTTATCCGTTTCTTGACCACTAAACTTGACAAACATGCTATGGAGTATGCTGTAACAAGAAGAACCAAAGTAAAAACTGCAAAAGCTTAATTTAACCCCTCTAAAAATTTACAACAATGGCAATAGACGATATGGCTAAACAAGCCTCTGCTGGAGGTGAATCGGAAGTAAAATTTCT
The window above is part of the Kaistella faecalis genome. Proteins encoded here:
- a CDS encoding GEVED domain-containing protein produces the protein MRKILFSLFATAALCATDVMKAQTVLFEDSFETYTDFAIANIGSWTLTDVDLKPTYGFTGITFPNTGVAKSFQVFNSTTTTPPMTPTATSNWTAKTGTKMMVSFAATSSPWNNDWLISPQIGIPAGDGATLTFYGKGCDADYGAEKFKVLVSTTGTGVGTFTAISPLVTTPSDAQWHQYTYDLNNYAGQNIYIAIQTTSDDQFGFAVDDFKVVSNALPTAAPNCATLTTPANNTADVSYKVPLSLAWTAPTTGEAAASYDVYFGTSANPTTLLINTTTLTTTVPISMLTPATTYYWKVVPKNAAGSATGCTDFSFTTMSMPASAPNCATLTSPANGATGIDYLAPRTLTWTAPSSGTVVDSYDVYFGTTANPTTLLVNTTSTTATVPVSQLAASTTYYWRVVPKNDTGAATSCTEFSFTTAANPFAPYCGPLAMTTNTEPITLVNFADINNITSATVNGTPAHENFTTIVGNVTQGSSYTVTLKGNTDGNFTNRFAVFIDWNQNGVLNDAGEVYEITQTIVNSNGTDATQAVQSLAVPANALVGNTRMRVKKIFGTTNYLAPCSGAGYGQVEDYTLNVTSLGVNDNAKTSVKVYPNPVVDMLNVESPNKVKSVSVFDVTGKAVSTHTLNAAKSQINLSKLAPGVYMVNIETENGVQTVKIIKK
- the rpsF gene encoding 30S ribosomal protein S6 → MNNYETVFILTPVLSDAQVEEAVKKFEDLLSSHNCEIVAKENWGLKKLAYPIQLKKNGFYTLIEFKGEGTVVADLELAFKRDERVIRFLTTKLDKHAMEYAVTRRTKVKTAKA